The Hordeum vulgare subsp. vulgare chromosome 4H, MorexV3_pseudomolecules_assembly, whole genome shotgun sequence genomic interval AGGGCCTCCTAGCTTGTCATGTCTATCTGTCTACGCTTCTTGGATGGTCCATGGCATAAGTGGGATATGATCGGATGGCCATATGCTCGCTTCGTATGTGTGGGGCAAATCCTGATAGCGGTATGATAGTACCATGTATGCCTCTCAATCACATTTTTCTGTTTGGGTGACCAGAAAATGGCAAACGTACCAGGCATGAGAGAAATACGGTCTGCTAGATCTTTCCGGTCTTGCTGATAAGTGATAATCAGCGATTCCAACTTTAATCTTTTGCAGAAAAGGAATGCACGGTTGATGGACGGCAGATGAGTGCTCATGTGGACAGCACCAACCCCAGAGGGCGAGACTATATGATCGGAGCTGTACACCGGTATGTACCAGCAGCGTTATTGCACCCAAGATACCTGACTTTAAGTGGTGATGTGCTAACGTTGCCGGGTGCCCAGCAGAAGTGAACAGGTCCGTTGTGCTACCAAAGGAGCGGACGACGAGCCCCTGCATACAGTTGAATCTCATAATAGAGCCATTCTTCCGGTGTGCTGCTTCAGTTGAACACACGGGGAATGCGCTCAACATATGATCATCGTCACCCACCCATCTATGGGCTCGCTACGGCAGCATGATTGCACGGTTATGACAGTCCCGATTCTTTTGTCCCGGTTTACACGTACACTCGAATGGGTGTATTTTTACATTTTAGCAGAGTTTCTTTCTGAGATGTCACTGGACAGGGACACGAGTGATTGCTGCCTCAGCTCTCGTCCATGTGACATAGTAATCGTCAATTGGCACTGTGATGACGAAGCTTAAACAATGTTTGCACCGAGAAGCTCAAGCCCCTCTCCGCCAGCCTGTGAACGAGAGGCTTGCTTCCGGGGAAACGCAAGATGATTCTCTTTCTTGGAAAAGATGAAATGCAAAGGGAGGAACGTGCGTGTGATCTTTCTTATCCCCACATCTTAGAATCCCTTGCTCCCGGGCAACCTAAAAAAGAGAGGTCAACAACAACCCCAAGGCCAAGggcggggaggggggaggggcctGTACTTTCCTGGGTCCATACGCCGTCTTTCTCAGCCATTAGACCTGCCCAAAAACCACGTCACTGTTCATTAAGCAAAGAGCCTAGCATACCACGCAAGAAAACACCACACCGGTCTCCGTCTCGTTTCGGTTTTCAGCACGGCCTCatcatgatcgtcatcatcatggATTCATGGCCCTCTCCCGAGCCCGAACAAGGCCGTGCCTCCACCCAACACGGCGGCCGCACCGCACCTACCAGCTGTGCGTGCGTATCCGGCACCACCACAGCAATCCAAGCCACTTCCCTTTAGACCCAACATTTGGATGATAATACATTTGGCATGTCACGTACAAGGGGCCTTGCCGATCACATTTGGAGACTAGCTTTTCTCCTCGCGCGGAGGCGGTCGGTCGGTCGTGCTCGGGCGACGCTGACACGCCAACCGCCGGTAGGCCAGCCCACCAGAACCCGGCGCCTGCAAGTGCACATCCGTCGATCCCGTGGCCATGGCCATGTCCATGGAGATCAAGGACCACCCCGTGTCGCCGTGTCTCCATCGGTCGACTGCTACTAATAGAGTACTCCGATACGGcactccaagggcaagggcaagggcaagggcaggcagaggcagcacatATCAAGGGCTCCAGAAAGGCACCAACATTTTGTCTCTCTGGCCTTGTTCTACCGTCCCGAGACCGACGGCAAGAAAGGCAGCATGGCTTTTGGCAACGAAACACACACACCCAAAACAATGTTAGTGTTGGCCCGATCTGTAGAAAAGCCAAGCACCTGCAGGCATGCCAACCAAAAAATACTCGCTCATTTTTACTCGACTCGACTAACAACAATCTATGTGCGCTGTCCGTACGTGCTTCAGTGCCACGAGCGAAGCCAGCTGTTCATCAGATCAAAACGAAACAAATGTTGTCTGTTGGGTCCTCGCACAACAAAAAAAGGGGCGGCTAAGAGGACGTTAGGTGCACCAGAACTCCAGCATACAAACAGAAACGCAATCAGATAGGGGGAGTGATTAGCTTAGCGTTAGCTTTACGAATGAGATCAGCAGCGAGCCTCTTTTGTGTCAGGGACTCGGAGAAGAACTTATACCGCGGAATGAAGGAATCACAAGGAACGCATCAGTAGATTTCTGAACCCGCAGCAGGGAAAAACGCAAAGGAAGCAACACGTGAAAAGGTGGAAAAATGCCCGTCGGTTGGACCGTCGCCGTCACGCAAATCACACCGGAGCGCGGCTGGCGAGGGCAGAAACCGACGCGTGTGGCGGGGCACCGAACGGGGACGCGCCCTTCACCGCCTCCCCTTGCGTCGGGTCGGGTGACTGGGACGACGGCGAGTGATGAAGGGGCCGGCCGGCGACCCGAGTGGTACGATTGATTCCAAGGAACAAATGACACGAAATGTTCCTTCAGCAATAGCAAATACAGTAGTAGCGAAGAAACATATGGTTGGACGCACGTATGGGGGCGGGAGGTCGACAAATAGATACCAGATGCTTAGTGGGAGCTGGCAAGGAAAGCGAGATGATGAGAACTTTTAGCAGGCCTCTACTCTTGTACTACTACTAGTGGCGAGGTGCAGATGAAGGGCTCTggacaaaacaagagaaaaggaaaaaatcttTGATCAACGGAGAGGAAGGGCACaataatgatttgcaaaagaataAAGCGGCGAGCCCAACAAGTGGTGAGGCCCCACcggaaagaaaataaaagaaaaggagaCGGGCGGTATCCCGTGTTGGTCGCTGCAACCCAGAGCAGGCTCCACGTCGTCCCTGCACCGGCCATCTCCCCATCCATCTTTCAGTCATCGGGTCAAGAGCTTAACGGAAACTCTCTCCCTATAATTAACTGATGAATGATGAATGAATCTATCGGCTAGTGCTTAAGCTGAAAGTGGTGGTTGGTGTCAGGCTCAGCTGTCGTTCGTAGTGCACGAGCCACAAAGAGAGGATTCCAAGTTACTCATGTCTGCCAGCGATTTTTGACATGATCCGTCCCAGGAACCGGTCCATGGAGTACACTCTCCTGCCCTGCCAGCAGCATTAAGGCTCGTGCAGGTGTTGCATTGCATCGGACTGGCTGACTCTTCAGGGAGATGGATGTGTGAATTGAATTGATTGCCACCATTTGCCATACCAAGCCACCAAACAGCAGAGAGTGAGATATTGCCATTTAAGGGGGAGACGAACAACAAATGCTTGCAAAGTCTGTttctctccctccatctctctgcttttatttatttatatatttacttatcatcatcatcatcatcatcaacaacatgatGTGATGATGGGGCTGCAGCTCTGTAGAGTGTGGTATGATACAAATCACCTTTCTTTGTAGCACCAAACAAACGATCAAAAATATGTATGTGGGACAGCAGATCGCAACTcagcaccaacaccaacaatctAACACAAAAACATTTAGTTGAACAGAAGAAGAAATTAAAACGGGaaagaggaggacaagaagaaggaggagaaaaaaaatTTATATAGGTTTTTGAACATGTAACGGTGACCAAGAATTAGAGCTCTCAGGATTTATACGGGTCGGCGAAAGAAGGAAAAGAATCTTTGTAGTAGAGTAGTAGTCTGTTTGCGGTTGGTTACCGGGCCGGCTCCACGGCGGCGGGGCCGTAGAGGTCGAACGGCGCCCAGAGCGCGTCCAGCGGGCACGGCCGCCCGCCGCCCAGCCGCGCCCACGGCTTGCCGGACCCCGACCAATGCAGCAGGCTCACCGGCCCCGGGTGGAGGTCACGGCAGCTGCCCAGGATGTTGTCGCCGCCGAGGCCGTGCTGGTTCCACCGGTGCTCGATCGCCGCCACGTGCCCCGCGAACACCAGCAGGAACGGCGGCAGCGACCCCAGCTCGTAGATGCGCCCGGGTGGCGACTTCTGTATCTCCATCCACCGTTCGATGCGGCGCGTGTAGCCCGCGTGCCGCCACCGCGCGAGGTCGAGCACCATGACGCCTGTGTTGAAGTAGCACGGCCGCCTCCCCTCGAACGTCCCGGCGAACTGCTCCTCCGACCAGAACCGGTCGGTGAAGTACTTGGTGAAGTTGGCGTGGCAGTACTCGGGCGCGCCGACGGTGCGGCCGCCGAGGTCCGTGCGCCAGAGCTTGGCCACGTCGTCGACGAGCACGAGGTCCGAGTCCAGGTAGATGACGCGGCGAACGCAGGGCTCCAGGAGGTCGGCGAGGTAGTTGCGGGCGTAGTTGAGCGGCTCCTCCAGCGCCTGCCGCACCGACGACGAGATGAGCCCCCGGACGCGCGCGGGGTCGAAGTAGTAGACTTTGAACCGGAGCTGCGGGAACACGGCGCGGACGAGGTCGCCCAGGCTCGGGTCAGAGACGAGGAAGTGGAAGAAGACGCTCTCGGGGCACATGGCGTGCTGCACCACGGAATGGACCGCGGCGACCGAGCCCCTCAGGTAGCCCTCATCCAGAGTAATCGCGATGTGGACGAGCGAGGGGTCGCAGACATTGCCGGTGCCGTTGCCGCAGTCGGCGGCATTGCGGAAGGACGGCGCGCGGCGGAAGGGGAGGCCCCTCGCGCCCCCGGCGATCTGGCCGGGGAAGCGGACGTGGCTGTCGAACTGCGACGACCGGATGGCCTCGGCGGGCGGGAAGGACTGCAGCGACGGCGACAAGACCACCATCAGCATGGCGGCGGAGAAGAAGCCGGACAGGCGCGCTGCCCATAGCATCGCGCTCCGGCGAGTGCGCTGCCACCGCTTCCTGGCGCCGGGCCGGCCACGGCTGCTGCTGGACCACCCCAAGACGGCGTGCAGGTGGGCGATGGCGTCGTCCAGCGGCAGCGTGGCCAGGGCTGGTGGCTAGGCTAGGAGCAATAAAAGGGGGCAGCTTGCGGCAGGGTCAGAGCTCAGAAGGGATacctcgcctccgcctccgcctcctcctcctcctgctgctgctgctgaattGAATCGCGTCGTGGTTTCTTGGCTGGCGGATCGGCGCGTGGAGTGGGGGAGAAGCGAGAGGGCATCCGAGCGAGGCGTGGTAATGGGGAGGGAGTGGGGTTGAGACTTGAGAATAGGAGGCGACGGCACCCACCAACCCACCGCGCGGCGACAGGCGATTCCCCCGTGCGACTGCGAGGCTTTTTCTGCAGCGGCGGTGCCGTGGTGCCCTGCTGGTGGCGGCGGCTTATTACTTCTGCGCTCTCATTTTGGGGATTCAGGGGGTTTTTCTCCCTCACCCGCTTTCCCTCCCGGCTTTTGACAAGGAGAGGAGAGGCAGCTCGCCTGGGTGAGCGGCAGCGGCCGCTCAACTCACTAATCACTTTGGTCAATTTTCAATTTTACAGCTGCTCccgctcatttttgaaacattttgtagatatatatactccctccctccgttcctaaatataaatctttgtagagatttcactaatggaccacatacggatgtatatagacatattttagaatgtacattcaatcattttgctccgtatgtagacacatagtgaaatcgcttaaaagacttatatttaagaacggagggagtacatcacaGATTAAAAAAGTGTCTTTTCATGGCATTTTAAAAAGTGTTAATTATACGAACCAACCAGTGGTTAGAAAGTCAGAGAACATTGGTATCCACAGAATTCAAGTCCTACCTTTGACATTGGTGCTCgtattttttaaatttatttcaAATCTTTCAGTGATTTGCGTTCATTTGGAGAAAACGGTTTCTCGGTTATGATGACGTCTCTCTCGACATCGTAAATCTTAAAATGATGTACCGGTTTAAAATACTGTACAAAAAATGCGTATGTACGTTCGTAAGGATGAGTTTATGTACATACGTCTACGTGTGTATCATGTTAAAAAAAGTTGATTATTATGTAAACTTTTTCTCTACATATCActcgcaaagaaaacaaaaattagGAAGGCATGTGGGCTAGACACTCTAAACTTTGGTAAAACATGACGTAAAATTGGTATTCTTTTCACCATAGGTCCATAGTTATGATCGACTAAAATAAACAATACCCACAACCTATAACAAAATAAATAGTTTATAAGAATAATTGAAAACCTTAGATGTACCTCAAGACGGTTTGAGAGCTACCTAGATTGAATAAAACATTCACTGAGAATGATTCTACGAAAACATTCGATATGGGAGTTATCAAAATCATTAATTAATGAGTATTTTTTTAAAGATCATTCTCACCTTCAAGGTTATGACGAGTGATGTACTGCATGTGTACCACTTGTTGCAATCTTATGGGCTAGACACTCTAAACCTTGGTAAAATAGATGTAAAATTGATATTCTCTTCAAGATAGGTCCATAGTTACGATCGGTTAAAATAATTAATACCCACAACCTATAACAAAttaaatagtttataaaaattatttaaacCCTTAGATGTACCTCAAGTCGGTCAGGGAGCTACCTAGATTGAATAAAACGTTCACTCTGAATGATTGAACGAAAACATTCGATGTGGGAGTTACCGAAATCACTAATTGAAGAGTATTCCTTTTAAATATCACTCTCATCTTTTGTGGTTGCAACAAGTggcgtgatggggttatagtcccagggtagggtcataggcctgccctataggtcctacccaagggctacccttcataagggacaaggcccttagtcagttccgaccgaattaaggacttcccatcatcgagtcggcgacgtttcctccatcatccagtcggagacgagcattcggagcatatcaaacttaccgactggattccgctctgtatatcgtaacctccctggaggggaacggtcatacgttttcatgtaccattattagcatttaaggcatacgttacctgtaatgtaggcatttattcgccactactccacccctgcgcaccggaccgttgtgaagggcagcgcactctatataagccgcccttccccactagggcaggggttagcatttcactgtaattcatattccactcgacatcaagctcccaagagcactgagacgtagggctttcacctccaccatagaggggcctgaactcatacaacctcgccgtagctaaggctttgcccatcctttcgtaccctacacatctactgtcagacttatacccacgacaattggcgtccaccgtggggtaggcgtctaagcgacttccggcgagtttgcgactacatcttttcatcatgtcatccggtggagacttgtgcatgggtcatgagatcttcttcggcgcactctccttcgtcgtcgacgattcgacatggcttcgggatgcgcctctcgacgtcgaggcgctccccagtcgtggggctacgcacttccgtgccggcgcccgcggcatccttcttctccagcagtcggctccggtgtcgatcttcgtccccgtcacacgccgcaacaagcggtctcaccgtccgcggcttcagcgttgggtgcgacacgcccaggcgcgccagaacgcgtcctctcaagtggcggtcctcgagtcggttgtggttgcgccgccgtcccagcgctcgaactcagttccgactgagttgccttccgagtacttgggtcgcgggcctgcagccgaagttcacatggccaattcccatgaaaatccccgccaaactggtcggaacgagcacgaggtcggcaagTCATCCGGCGCTCTCCGtccgccccgccgttctgccagtcgacgtactcgtcagagcaacgtggaggtgttccgcacacccgtcctcaacctggccgccgccgccaagatagctgattcccaacaggcgactgattcagaggctggcagagggatcgagcagatccgtgccctcctgcacacggcgcagcagcagaattcggcggtctcccagtcgcacaacaggatccacaacagttttgttcacagcgaacacgcatcggtcagttttcagccccgattctcatcagcgacacagaggggacagccgttccatgaattgttggggaacgtcgcatgggaaacaaaaaatttcctacgcgcacgaagacctatcatggtgatgtccatctacgagaggggatgagtgatctacgtacccttgtagatcgtacagcagaagcgttagtgaacgcggttgatgtagtggaacgtcctcacgtccctcgatccgccccgcgaacaatcccgcgatcagtcccacgatctagtaccgaacggacggcacctccgcgttcagcacacgtacagctcgacgatgatctcggccttcttgatccagcaagagagacggagaggtagaagagttctccggcagcgtgacggctctccggaggttggtgatgacattgtctcagcagggctccgcccgagctccgcagaaacgcgatctagaggaaaaaccgtggaggtatgtggtcgggctgccgtggaaaagtcgtctcaaatcagccctaaaacctccgtatatataggtgggagggaggggaggaggcagcctcaaaacctaaaggtttggccgaaattggaggtggaggagtcctactccaatcctacttggagtaggattccaccttcccacttggaaactctttccaccttgtgttttttcctctcaaaccttatgggccttagtgggaacttattccagcccactaggggctggtttatctcttcccatagcccatgagaccccttggggcgtgacacccctcccgatggtccccggcacccctcccggcactcccggtacactaccgatgagcccgaaacttttccggtaatgcacgaaaaccttccggtaaccaaatgaggtcatcctatatatcaatcttcgtttccggaccattccggaaaccctcgtgatgtccgtgatctcatccgggactccgaacaacattcggtaaccaaccatataactcaaatacgcataaaacaacgtcgaaccttaagtgtgcagaccctgcgggttcgagaactatgtagacatgacccgagagactcctcggtcaatatccaatagcgggacctggatgcccatattggatcctacatattctacgaagatcttatcgtttgaacctcagtgccaaggattcatataatcccgtatgtcattccctttgtccttcggtatgttacttgcccgagattcgatcgttagtatccgcatacctatttcaatctcgtttaccggcaagtctctttactcgttccgtaatacaagatcctgcaacttacattaagttacattgcttgcaaggcttgtgtgtgatgttgtattaccgagtgggccccgagatacctctccgtcacatggagtgacaaatcccagtctcgatccatactaactcaacgaacacctttggagatacctgtagagcatctttatagtcacccagttacgttgcgacgtttgatacacacaaagcattcctccggtgtctgtgagttatatgatctcatggtcataggaacaaatacttgacacgcagaaaacagtagcaacaaaatgacacgatcaacatgctacgtctattagtttgggtcttgtccatcacatgattctcctaatgatgtgattccgttatcaagtgacaacacttgcctatggccaggaaaccttgaccatctttgatcaacgagctagtcaactagaggcttactagggacagtgttttgtctatgtatccacacaagtattgtgtttccaatcaatacaattatagcatggataataaacgattatcatgaactaagaaatataataataactaatttattattgcctctagggcatatttccaacagtctcccacttgcactagagtcaataatctagttcacatcaccatgtgattccaacgaatccaacacccatatagttatggggtctgatcacgtcttggtcatgagagaggtttgagtcaacggttctaaaactttcagatccgtgcgtacttttacaaatctttatgtcatcttatagatgctgctactacgtgctatttggaagtgctccaaatatctactctactatacgaatctgtttcactactcatagttattcggattagtgtcaaagcttgcatcgacgtaaccctttacgacgaactcttcaaccacctccataatcgagaaaaattccttagtccattagttactaaggataaattttgaccattgctggtgattcaatcatggatcactctctgcacctctcaacagattttgagtcaaggcacacatcaggtgcggtacacagcatggcatacttcagattctacggctaaggcatagaagacgaccttcgtctattctctttattctgccggggtcgggttttgagtcttactcaaattcacacctcacaacgcaaccaagaactccttctttgctgatctattttgaaccctttcaaaaacttgtcaaggcatgcatcttgttgaaacttctattaagcgctttcgatctatctccatagatctttgatgctcaacgttcaagtagcgtaatccaggtactcctttgaaaacatctttcaaacaacctagtatgctttacagaaattctacattacttccgatccacaatatgtcaaccacatattcctatcagaaattctatagtgctcccactcacttctttggaaatacaagtttctcataaaccttgtacacacccaaaatctttgatcatctcatcaaagtgtatattccaactccgagatgcttgcaccagtccattgaaggatcactggagcttgcatacttgctagtatctttaggatcgacaaaaccttctggttgtatcacatacaatgtttgctcaaggaaaccgtcgaggaaacaatgttttgacatcctacgtgcaatatttcataaataatgtatcaacaactaacataattctaacagacctttagcatcgctacgagtgagaaagtctcatcatagtcaattgtttgatcttgtcgaaaacatcattgcgacaagtcgagcttttcttaatagtgacttatcaccatcatcgtctgtcttcttttaaagatccatctttactcaatagtcctatgaccatcaagtaattcttccaaagtccacactttgttttcatccatggatcctctctcggatttcatggcttccagccatttgtcagaatctgggcccaccatcgctttctccataactcgtaggttcactgttgctcaacaacatgacctccaagacagggttaccgtactactctgcagcagtacgcgaccttgtcgacctacgaggtttgtagtaacttgattcgaagctcaatgatcaccatcatcagcttccacttcaattggtgtaggcgccataggaacaagttcctgcgccctgctacacactggttgaagtgatggttcagtaacctcatcaagctctactaccctcccactcaattctttcgagagaaacctttcctcgagaaaggatccgtttctagaaacaaacactttgctttcggatctgagataggagatgtacccaactgttttggataccctatgaagaagcatttatccgctttgggttcgagcttatcagactgaacctttttcacataagtgtcgaaaccccaaactttcaagaaacgacagtttagatttctctaaacctcagtctatactgtgtcatctcaacggaaatacgcggcgccctatttaaagtgagtgcggttgtctctaatgcataacccataaacgatagtggtaattcgataagagacatcatagtatgcaccataccaaatagtgcgtggctatgacgttcagacacatcatcacactatgatgttccaggtggcatgaactgcgaaacaatttccacattgtcttaactgcgtaccaaaactcgtaactcagatattcatttccatgatcatatcgtagacagtttatcctcttgttacgacgaacttcactctgaaacggaattgaacttttcaacatttcagacttgtgattcattaagtaaatactcctctatctactcaaatcgtcagtgaagtaagaacataatgatatccactacgtgcctcagcacccattggactgcatacatcaaaatgtatcacttccaacaagttactatcttatttcatctcaatgaaaacaaggccttgctcatgtggtatgatttgcatgtcactagtgattcgaaatcaggtgagtacaaagatccatcagcatggagcctcttcatgcaatttatactaacatgactcaagcggcagtgccacaagtaagtggtactatcatcattaactcgtatcttttggcaccaatatcatgaacatgtgtaacactacgatcgagattcaataaaccattgaaggtgaatattcaagaaaatagagtaaccattattctctttaaatgaataatcgtattgcaataaacacgatccaatcatgttcatgcttaacgcaagcaccaaataacaattagttaggtttaacaccaatcccgatggtagagggagcgtgcgatgtttgatcatatcaaccttggaaacacttccaacacgtatcgtcacctcgcctttagctagtctccgtttatgccgtagctttcatttcgtgttactaatcacttagcaaccgaaccggtatccaataccctcatgctactaggagtactagtaaagtacacatcaacatcatgtatatcaaatacacttctttcgacttttgccagccttcttatctaccaagtatctagagttgccccgcctcagtgactgttcccctcattacagaagcacttagtctcgggttcgggtttaatcttgggtctcttcattagtgcagcaaccgttttgccgtttcacgaagtatcccttctagcccttgcctttcttgaaacttagtggttttacaaaccatcaactattgacgctccttcttgatttctactttcgcagtgtcaaacatcgcgaatcgctcaaggatcattgtatctatccttgatatgttatagttcatcacgaagctctcacagcttggtggcagtgactttggagaaccatcactatctcatctggaagattaactcccacttgattcaagtgattgtcgtactcagacaatctgagcacacgctcaacgattgagcttttctcctttactttgtggacaaagaatcttgtttggaggtctcgtacctcttaacaagggcacaagcatgaaatcacaatttcatctctttagaacatcacttatgttctgtgacgttttacaacgttttcggcgccttgcttctaagccattaagtattttgcactgaactatcgtgtagtcatcagcaacgtgtatgtcggatgttcatagcatccacacacgacgctcgaggtgcaacacaccgagtggtgcattaaggacataagccttctgcgtagcaacgaggacaatcctcggttttacagactcagtctgcaaagtttgctactatcaattttcaactaaattttctctaggaacatataaaaaatagtagagctatagcgcaggctacatcgtaattcgcaaagaccattatactatgttcatgacaattagttcaattaatcatattacttaagaactcccactcaaaaagtacatctctctagtcatttgagtggtacatgatccaa includes:
- the LOC123448857 gene encoding probable galacturonosyltransferase-like 7, which translates into the protein MLWAARLSGFFSAAMLMVVLSPSLQSFPPAEAIRSSQFDSHVRFPGQIAGGARGLPFRRAPSFRNAADCGNGTGNVCDPSLVHIAITLDEGYLRGSVAAVHSVVQHAMCPESVFFHFLVSDPSLGDLVRAVFPQLRFKVYYFDPARVRGLISSSVRQALEEPLNYARNYLADLLEPCVRRVIYLDSDLVLVDDVAKLWRTDLGGRTVGAPEYCHANFTKYFTDRFWSEEQFAGTFEGRRPCYFNTGVMVLDLARWRHAGYTRRIERWMEIQKSPPGRIYELGSLPPFLLVFAGHVAAIEHRWNQHGLGGDNILGSCRDLHPGPVSLLHWSGSGKPWARLGGGRPCPLDALWAPFDLYGPAAVEPAR